From the Flavobacterium galactosidilyticum genome, one window contains:
- a CDS encoding TonB-dependent receptor: protein MNTKQLFSLFFFFLVSGTLFAQTARIKGVILDKKNQPVDNVNVSYLNVTARSNQNGFYDLRVPAQQKVTLVFTHVSLKKITVSFTFTENEQKEFNPVMSDQEEQMGEVLVTSNNRKSVLGITSIEPEMIRKIPGANAGIENILKTLPGVNSNNELSTQYAVRGGNYDENLVYVNEIEVYRPFLIRSGQQEGLSFINTDLVQNVDFSAGGFQAKFGDKLSSVLDITYRKPTKFGAGIEASFIGGSLYVDAISNDKKWSAVTGVRYRNNSLLVKSQDTQTNFTPSFADIQTNINYQASAKWQWSFLGNISQNKYQYQPLSRQTNFGTLDNPMALTVFYEGQEKDKYDTYFGALKITFNVSDNFTLKFIGSVFQTLEQEYFDIFAQYRLGEVDSGIGSENLGKVSHMRGIGSQLNHARNDLDALIVNTEMKGFHDWRESQLEWGIKYTSESIRDRVIEWEVIDSAGFSINPPIINLPKNDQPYVSYTGPLVPNQNIRATNFNTINRFSGYFQWSLRSTLGSNDVWYNAGMRAHNWGVQGDGIVEKSQTTFSPRAQFAIKPDWEKDMVFRLSGGLYHQPPFYRELRSADGMVQPDAKAQQSVHIVFGNDYSFKMWNRPFKLVSELYYKSLTDVNTYAIDNVRIRYAANNDATAYAQGLDVRLNGEFVPGTESWISFGYLKTEENSSDRGYIARPTDQMLKFGLLFQDYMPNIPSLKLYLNLVYNTGLPGGSPSYADPYLYQNRLNDYRRVDVGFSKVFIDSKMVKRKSDWLNNFKELAIGLEIFNLFNNQNAITNTWVRDVYSKNQYAIPNYMTTRVFNVKLTAKL, encoded by the coding sequence TTGAATACTAAGCAATTATTTTCGTTATTCTTCTTTTTCTTAGTGAGCGGGACTTTATTTGCTCAGACTGCTAGGATTAAAGGTGTTATTCTAGACAAAAAAAATCAACCGGTAGACAACGTAAATGTCTCTTATCTTAACGTGACTGCACGCTCCAATCAAAATGGTTTTTATGATCTTAGAGTTCCGGCACAACAGAAAGTCACACTTGTTTTTACTCATGTTTCCTTAAAAAAAATAACGGTAAGTTTTACTTTTACTGAAAATGAACAGAAAGAGTTCAATCCAGTAATGAGTGATCAGGAAGAGCAAATGGGTGAAGTACTTGTTACGTCAAATAATAGAAAATCTGTTCTTGGAATAACAAGTATTGAGCCTGAGATGATTCGAAAAATCCCAGGTGCTAATGCGGGAATAGAGAATATTTTAAAAACATTGCCGGGCGTAAATTCTAATAATGAGCTGAGTACTCAATATGCAGTTCGCGGTGGTAATTACGATGAGAATTTAGTATATGTTAACGAAATCGAAGTCTATCGCCCGTTTTTAATTCGGTCGGGACAGCAAGAAGGTTTAAGTTTTATCAATACTGATTTGGTTCAAAACGTAGATTTCTCTGCCGGTGGATTTCAAGCTAAATTTGGTGATAAATTATCCTCGGTTTTAGATATTACATATAGGAAGCCAACAAAATTTGGCGCCGGTATCGAAGCGAGTTTTATTGGCGGAAGCCTTTATGTAGATGCTATTTCTAATGATAAAAAATGGTCTGCTGTCACAGGTGTTAGGTATCGTAACAATAGTCTTTTGGTGAAAAGTCAAGATACTCAAACAAATTTCACTCCATCATTTGCAGATATACAAACGAATATTAATTATCAAGCTTCTGCTAAATGGCAATGGAGTTTTCTAGGGAATATTTCTCAAAATAAATACCAATACCAACCTTTAAGCAGGCAAACTAATTTTGGAACCCTAGATAATCCTATGGCACTAACTGTTTTTTACGAAGGTCAGGAAAAAGATAAATACGACACCTATTTTGGAGCATTGAAAATTACATTTAATGTTTCTGATAATTTTACTCTAAAGTTTATCGGTTCTGTATTTCAAACTTTGGAACAGGAATATTTTGATATTTTCGCGCAATACAGATTAGGCGAAGTGGATTCAGGTATTGGTTCAGAGAATCTTGGAAAAGTATCACATATGCGAGGAATAGGATCACAACTCAATCATGCTCGTAACGATTTAGACGCGCTAATTGTAAATACAGAGATGAAAGGATTTCATGACTGGAGAGAAAGTCAACTAGAATGGGGAATTAAATATACTAGTGAGTCTATTAGAGATCGCGTAATAGAGTGGGAGGTAATTGATTCCGCAGGTTTTTCGATAAATCCCCCTATTATTAATTTACCTAAAAATGACCAACCATATGTTTCTTATACCGGCCCGCTTGTTCCGAACCAAAATATACGTGCAACTAATTTTAATACAATAAATAGATTTTCTGGTTACTTTCAGTGGAGTTTGAGATCGACTCTAGGTTCAAATGACGTTTGGTACAATGCCGGAATGCGGGCTCATAATTGGGGAGTGCAAGGTGATGGAATCGTTGAGAAATCCCAAACTACTTTTAGTCCAAGAGCACAATTTGCCATAAAACCGGATTGGGAAAAGGATATGGTTTTCAGATTATCAGGAGGATTGTATCACCAACCGCCATTTTACAGAGAATTAAGAAGTGCCGATGGAATGGTACAACCAGATGCTAAAGCGCAGCAATCCGTTCATATTGTTTTTGGAAATGATTATAGTTTCAAAATGTGGAATCGTCCATTTAAGTTGGTTTCAGAGCTCTATTATAAATCGCTGACCGATGTAAATACGTATGCAATTGACAATGTTCGTATTCGCTATGCGGCTAATAATGATGCTACGGCTTATGCACAAGGATTGGACGTAAGACTTAACGGTGAGTTTGTTCCTGGTACAGAATCTTGGATTAGCTTTGGTTATTTAAAAACAGAAGAAAACAGCAGTGACAGAGGATATATTGCCAGACCGACAGACCAAATGTTAAAGTTTGGATTGTTGTTTCAAGATTATATGCCTAATATTCCTAGCTTAAAATTATATTTGAATTTAGTTTATAATACTGGATTGCCTGGTGGATCGCCGTCATACGCTGATCCATATTTGTACCAAAATCGACTGAATGACTATCGTCGCGTTGATGTTGGTTTTTCTAAAGTGTTTATTGATAGTAAAATGGTAAAAAGAAAAAGTGATTGGTTGAATAATTTTAAAGAATTAGCGATCGGTTTAGAAATTTTTAATCTTTTTAACAATCAAAATGCAATAACAAATACGTGGGTTAGGGATGTCTATTCTAAAAATCAATATGCGATTCCTAATTACATGACAACACGTGTTTTTAATGTGAAATTGACAGCGAAGTTATAG
- a CDS encoding phospho-sugar mutase, with the protein MEIKQNILDALNEWLTPTFDTTTHEAIKELMTTSPAELEESFYKNLEFGTGGMRGVMGVGNNRINKYTLGKSTQGLSNYMHKVFPNKDLKVAIAFDCRHNSKTLAKVVADVFSANGISVYLFSDLRPTPELSFAVRHLDCQAGIVLTASHNPPEYNGYKVYWEDGGQIVPPEDEAIINLIENLKYNEIKFTANENLIHYVDTEVDQAFIKSTIENASFNTSAAAKENLNIVFTSLHGTSITLVPDVFSKAGYTNVHIVPEQAVPNGDFPTVKSPNPEEPEALTMATALAEKTNSDIVIGTDPDCDRLGVAVRNNEGKMTLLNGNQTMLLMTAFLLEQWKKAGKINGKQFVGTTIVSTPMMMELATNYGVECKIGLTGFKWIAKMIKDFPELEFIGGGEESFGYMVGDAVRDKDAVAATLLICEMAAQAKANGSSVYNELLQLYVDNGFYKEHLVSLTKKGMDGLQEISQMMIDLRENPMTEIDGQRVIMLEDYQSSTAKNLLTGEISTMDIPKSNVLIYYTEDGSKICARPSGTEPKIKFYISVNTTLDSLEDFKEVESILDSKIKNIIAGMQLI; encoded by the coding sequence ATGGAGATTAAACAAAACATTTTAGATGCGCTGAATGAGTGGCTTACGCCAACTTTTGACACAACTACGCATGAAGCTATTAAGGAATTGATGACTACATCTCCTGCAGAACTAGAAGAAAGTTTTTACAAAAATTTAGAATTCGGAACTGGTGGAATGCGCGGTGTGATGGGCGTTGGCAACAATCGTATCAATAAATATACCCTTGGAAAAAGCACGCAAGGACTTTCTAATTACATGCACAAAGTGTTCCCTAATAAAGATTTAAAAGTTGCTATTGCTTTTGATTGTCGTCATAACAGCAAAACGCTAGCTAAAGTTGTTGCAGATGTTTTTAGTGCAAATGGAATTTCTGTGTATTTATTCTCTGATTTACGACCAACACCTGAGTTGTCTTTTGCAGTTAGACATTTAGATTGTCAAGCTGGAATAGTACTTACTGCTTCTCATAATCCGCCAGAATATAACGGTTATAAAGTATATTGGGAAGACGGTGGGCAGATTGTTCCTCCAGAAGATGAAGCAATTATTAATTTAATTGAAAACCTGAAATACAATGAAATTAAGTTTACTGCTAATGAAAATTTGATTCATTACGTAGATACTGAAGTAGATCAAGCATTTATAAAATCAACTATTGAAAATGCATCTTTTAATACTTCGGCTGCGGCCAAAGAAAATTTGAATATTGTTTTCACTTCTTTGCACGGTACGTCTATCACTTTAGTTCCTGATGTTTTTTCAAAAGCTGGCTACACTAACGTACATATTGTTCCTGAACAAGCGGTTCCTAATGGTGATTTTCCAACAGTAAAATCTCCTAATCCAGAAGAGCCAGAAGCGTTGACAATGGCGACAGCTTTAGCTGAGAAAACCAATTCTGATATTGTTATTGGTACAGATCCTGATTGTGACCGTTTAGGTGTTGCCGTTCGCAATAATGAAGGAAAAATGACTTTGTTGAATGGAAACCAAACTATGTTATTAATGACTGCTTTCTTATTAGAGCAATGGAAAAAAGCAGGAAAAATTAATGGAAAGCAGTTTGTAGGCACTACAATCGTTTCTACTCCTATGATGATGGAATTAGCGACGAATTACGGTGTAGAATGTAAAATAGGATTGACTGGCTTTAAGTGGATTGCTAAAATGATTAAGGACTTTCCAGAGTTGGAATTCATAGGTGGTGGTGAAGAAAGTTTCGGATATATGGTAGGTGATGCCGTACGTGATAAAGATGCTGTCGCAGCTACTTTATTGATTTGCGAAATGGCAGCTCAAGCAAAAGCAAACGGAAGCAGTGTTTATAACGAATTGCTTCAATTGTATGTTGACAATGGGTTCTATAAAGAACATTTAGTTTCATTGACTAAAAAAGGAATGGATGGTTTACAAGAAATCAGTCAAATGATGATTGATCTTAGAGAAAACCCTATGACAGAAATTGACGGACAGCGCGTAATTATGTTGGAAGATTATCAATCATCAACTGCTAAAAACTTGTTGACTGGCGAGATATCTACTATGGATATCCCAAAATCGAACGTGTTAATTTATTACACTGAAGATGGTTCTAAAATTTGTGCTAGACCAAGTGGAACAGAGCCGAAAATTAAGTTTTACATAAGTGTAAACACGACATTAGACTCTCTAGAAGATTTTAAAGAAGTAGAAAGCATTTTAGACAGCAAAATAAAAAACATTATTGCAGGAATGCAATTGATTTAA
- the rny gene encoding ribonuclease Y, whose product MDNILTIIISGLIGIVAGFAIAKLIEKSNISNLIKNSKKEAASILKDANLEAENIKKDKILQAKEKFIELKAEHEQVILSRDKKVAEIEKRVRDKESQISNELSKAKKVNDDFEAKTLEFSTKIENLDKKQAEVDRLHKSQLQQLEVISGLSAEEAKNQLVDGLKAEAKSSAMAHIQDTIEEAKLTAQQEAKKIIINTIQRVGTEEAVENCVSVFNIESDDVKGRIIGREGRNIRALEAATGVEIIVDDTPEAIILSCFDPVRREIARLALHKLVTDGRIHPARIEEVVAKTAKQIDDEIIEVGKRTVIDLGIHGLHPELIKVVGRMKYRSSYGQNLLQHSREVSKLCGIMAAELGLNVKLAKRAGLLHDIGKVPDAESDLPHALLGMQWAEKFGEKEEVCNAIGAHHDEIEMKSLLSPIVQVCDAISGARPGARRQVLDSYIQRLKDLEEVAYGFNGVKNAYAIQAGRELRVIVESEKVSDDNAATLSFDISQKIQTEMTYPGQVKVTVIRETRAVNIAK is encoded by the coding sequence ATGGACAACATATTAACGATTATTATCTCAGGATTAATAGGTATTGTAGCGGGTTTCGCAATAGCCAAATTAATAGAAAAAAGCAATATTTCTAACTTAATAAAAAATTCTAAAAAAGAGGCAGCTTCCATATTAAAAGATGCAAATCTAGAAGCTGAAAACATAAAAAAAGATAAAATTCTACAAGCAAAAGAGAAATTTATCGAATTAAAAGCTGAGCACGAGCAAGTTATTTTATCACGTGACAAGAAAGTTGCTGAAATAGAAAAAAGAGTCCGTGATAAAGAGTCTCAAATATCAAATGAGTTATCAAAAGCTAAAAAAGTAAATGATGATTTTGAAGCTAAAACTTTAGAATTCAGTACTAAAATTGAAAATTTAGACAAAAAACAGGCAGAAGTTGACAGACTTCATAAAAGTCAATTACAGCAATTAGAGGTAATATCAGGATTATCTGCAGAGGAAGCTAAAAATCAATTAGTAGATGGTTTAAAAGCAGAAGCTAAAAGTTCTGCAATGGCTCACATACAAGATACCATTGAGGAGGCTAAACTTACCGCACAACAAGAGGCTAAGAAAATTATCATAAACACGATACAAAGAGTTGGTACAGAAGAAGCAGTAGAAAACTGCGTATCTGTATTCAACATTGAATCCGATGATGTAAAAGGTAGAATAATAGGTCGTGAGGGTAGAAATATCCGTGCACTGGAAGCAGCTACAGGAGTAGAAATCATCGTTGATGACACACCAGAGGCAATTATCCTTTCTTGTTTTGACCCAGTTCGTAGAGAAATTGCACGTTTGGCATTGCACAAATTAGTAACAGATGGTCGTATTCACCCAGCGCGAATTGAAGAAGTAGTTGCTAAAACTGCTAAGCAAATTGATGATGAAATTATTGAAGTAGGAAAACGTACAGTTATCGATTTAGGAATTCACGGATTGCATCCTGAATTGATTAAAGTGGTGGGACGTATGAAATACCGTTCTTCTTACGGACAAAACTTATTGCAACACTCCCGTGAAGTTTCTAAACTTTGTGGAATTATGGCAGCTGAACTAGGCTTAAATGTTAAACTTGCTAAAAGAGCTGGTTTATTACACGATATTGGTAAAGTGCCAGATGCAGAAAGTGATTTACCTCACGCTTTACTTGGTATGCAATGGGCTGAAAAATTCGGTGAAAAAGAAGAAGTTTGTAACGCTATTGGTGCTCACCACGATGAAATTGAAATGAAATCTTTACTGTCGCCAATTGTACAAGTTTGTGATGCAATTTCTGGAGCTCGACCTGGAGCAAGAAGACAAGTATTGGATTCCTATATTCAACGTCTAAAAGACCTTGAAGAAGTTGCTTACGGATTTAACGGTGTTAAAAATGCATATGCAATTCAAGCCGGTAGAGAACTTCGTGTTATTGTGGAAAGTGAAAAAGTTTCAGATGATAATGCAGCTACTTTATCTTTTGATATCTCGCAAAAAATTCAAACTGAAATGACTTATCCAGGACAAGTTAAAGTAACTGTTATTCGTGAAACCAGAGCAGTGAATATAGCTAAGTAA
- a CDS encoding cell division protein ZapA codes for MDEKLKIKISIADRVYPLTVDPSQEEGLRTASKKIDKMIKQFEENYAVRDKQDVLAMCALQFASQTEQKQIDNAIDGEATIERIKKINAILDQYLDK; via the coding sequence ATGGACGAAAAGCTTAAAATTAAAATATCGATAGCAGACCGGGTTTATCCGTTAACGGTAGATCCATCTCAAGAAGAAGGGCTTAGGACCGCTTCAAAAAAAATCGATAAAATGATTAAGCAGTTTGAAGAAAATTATGCCGTACGTGATAAACAAGATGTATTGGCAATGTGTGCCCTACAATTTGCTTCACAAACCGAACAAAAACAAATTGATAATGCAATTGATGGTGAAGCAACCATCGAAAGAATTAAAAAAATCAACGCGATTTTAGATCAATATCTCGACAAATAA
- a CDS encoding ABC transporter ATP-binding protein, which translates to MSNFKKVLPFINPYKKYAYLNIFFNVLYALFSTLSFMALIPMMQVLFDQTKKNTIAPIYDGFVNTDHLFEDVKTYFENTKLFLENSLSYYITTTTATNGVGYTLSIMVAVIISIFLLKNLFDYLAMFFITFLRNGILKDMRNAMYKKTINLPLSFFSEKRKGDVISRISADVNEVQTSFLSILELVVKEPLTIIFTIIAMLSISVKLTLFVFIFIPISGYIISLIGKQLKKQSTKAQEEQGIFLSTIEETLGGLKVVKGYNSENHFYKVFQESTHRFFNLSNSIGNRQNLASPASEFMGIMVIAILLWYGGQMVLIEQSLNGASFIAYMGLAYNILTPAKSISKASYSVKRGNAAAERVLEILEQENKITNKANAIKKDSFDTNIVIKDINFKYEDENVLKHFSLEVKKGQTVALVGQSGSGKSTIANLLTRFYDVNEGTISIDGINIKDMNLHSLRDLMGLVTQDSILFNDTIKANIALGKHDATDAEIMEALKIANAYEFVKDLPLGIHTNIGDSGNKLSGGQKQRLSIARAVLKNPPIMILDEATSALDTESEKFVQVALENMMQNRTSIVIAHRLSTIQKADLIVVMKKGKIVEQGKHEELMALDGNYNKLVTMQSFE; encoded by the coding sequence ATGAGCAATTTCAAGAAAGTACTTCCCTTTATAAATCCGTATAAAAAATACGCCTATCTAAACATTTTTTTCAATGTTCTATATGCGCTTTTCAGTACACTTTCGTTTATGGCATTAATACCAATGATGCAAGTGTTATTTGACCAAACCAAGAAAAATACTATAGCGCCAATTTATGATGGATTTGTTAATACAGATCATTTATTTGAAGATGTAAAAACTTATTTTGAAAACACTAAACTATTTTTAGAAAATTCGCTAAGCTATTACATTACAACAACTACAGCCACAAATGGCGTTGGCTACACATTGTCAATAATGGTTGCTGTCATTATATCAATCTTTTTGTTAAAGAACTTGTTTGACTATCTTGCTATGTTTTTTATTACTTTTTTACGAAATGGTATTTTAAAAGACATGCGTAATGCGATGTACAAAAAAACAATAAACTTACCTTTATCGTTTTTCTCTGAGAAAAGAAAAGGAGATGTTATTTCACGAATTTCTGCCGATGTAAATGAGGTTCAAACTTCTTTTTTATCGATTCTTGAACTTGTTGTAAAAGAGCCTTTAACTATTATTTTTACGATAATCGCTATGCTTTCGATAAGTGTAAAATTGACACTTTTTGTATTTATTTTTATTCCGATCTCTGGTTACATCATATCGTTAATTGGAAAACAATTAAAAAAACAATCTACAAAAGCACAAGAAGAACAAGGTATCTTTCTATCAACTATTGAGGAAACACTAGGTGGATTAAAAGTGGTAAAAGGATACAACTCTGAAAATCATTTTTACAAGGTGTTTCAAGAATCAACACATCGTTTTTTTAACTTATCAAATAGTATTGGAAATCGTCAGAACCTAGCTTCACCAGCCAGTGAATTTATGGGAATTATGGTAATCGCTATATTATTGTGGTACGGCGGTCAAATGGTTTTAATAGAGCAAAGCTTAAACGGCGCCTCATTTATCGCTTACATGGGACTCGCTTATAACATTCTTACACCAGCAAAATCAATCTCTAAAGCTTCTTATTCTGTAAAAAGAGGTAATGCAGCAGCAGAACGAGTTTTAGAAATTTTAGAGCAGGAAAATAAGATTACAAACAAAGCAAACGCTATTAAAAAAGACTCATTTGACACGAATATCGTCATCAAAGACATCAACTTTAAATACGAAGATGAGAATGTTTTAAAACATTTTTCACTTGAAGTAAAGAAAGGGCAAACTGTTGCGCTTGTAGGTCAATCTGGTAGCGGAAAAAGCACCATTGCTAATTTATTGACTCGTTTTTACGACGTAAATGAAGGAACAATTTCCATTGATGGAATTAACATTAAAGATATGAATTTACATTCTCTTCGCGATTTGATGGGACTAGTAACACAAGATAGTATTTTATTTAATGACACCATAAAAGCGAATATTGCTTTAGGAAAACATGATGCTACAGATGCCGAAATTATGGAAGCACTGAAAATTGCTAATGCTTATGAATTTGTAAAAGATCTACCGCTCGGCATTCATACTAACATTGGCGACAGCGGAAACAAATTATCAGGTGGTCAAAAACAACGATTGTCAATTGCTCGAGCCGTTCTGAAAAACCCTCCTATTATGATTCTGGATGAAGCCACATCTGCATTAGATACTGAAAGTGAAAAGTTTGTACAAGTAGCCTTAGAAAATATGATGCAAAACAGAACTTCTATTGTGATCGCTCACCGTCTATCGACTATTCAAAAAGCTGATTTAATTGTTGTGATGAAAAAAGGTAAAATTGTAGAGCAAGGGAAACATGAAGAACTTATGGCACTTGATGGCAATTACAACAAATTAGTTACAATGCAGTCTTTCGAATAA
- a CDS encoding M23 family metallopeptidase has protein sequence MSAISQAEYPKDYFRSPLDIPMQLSGNFGELRPNHFHAGFDFKTQQKEGLSVYAVADGYISRIKISTFGNGKAIYINHPNGYTSVYGHLQMANGDIEQYIKNTHYKEKNFEIEMFFKPDEMLVKKGQIIGFSGNTGSSEGPHLHFEFRDSKTEFVINPMLFGYDKFSKDSKKPTVSSVYVYPLNANTTVNRAQRPVLLNLSLQKDGTYLADKVVANGLVGFGISTYDTDDVSFNNNGVYKVQSFYNGKPNFGYEFNTYSFDEMRYINALVDYSRYKKMQQRVQKLFMKNPYNLSIIKTDETKGVLQVSPNLASIYRIEVSDFFGNKRTIAIPIQYDTMPAVISKEPLQSNYFIKANKDSNFALANMSVFFPAGTFYDDFEFNFAVKNDTLFLHEDTVPAHTNFTITMEDTKSPEAQKEKMFIGRIEGNKISYNPTYRKGNIFTTKVKTLGKYTLATDTVAPRISIASPIEGKWISGQKTIQVSISDELSGIKSYNGYLNGNWILMEYDNKTKKLTHFFGDGIVAEGANDLKVVVIDNVGNSTTFETRFFRK, from the coding sequence ATGTCAGCGATTTCACAAGCTGAATATCCAAAGGATTATTTTAGATCGCCATTAGATATACCTATGCAATTGTCAGGTAACTTTGGAGAGTTGAGACCCAATCATTTTCATGCTGGTTTTGATTTCAAAACGCAGCAGAAGGAAGGTTTGAGTGTTTACGCTGTAGCCGATGGATATATATCTAGAATTAAAATTTCTACTTTTGGTAATGGAAAAGCAATTTATATAAACCATCCTAACGGTTATACTTCGGTTTATGGTCATCTACAAATGGCTAATGGAGATATAGAGCAATATATCAAAAACACGCACTACAAGGAGAAGAATTTTGAGATTGAAATGTTTTTCAAGCCAGACGAAATGCTCGTTAAAAAAGGTCAAATTATTGGATTTTCAGGTAATACGGGCTCTTCTGAAGGACCACATTTGCATTTTGAATTTAGAGATTCAAAAACAGAATTCGTTATAAACCCGATGCTTTTTGGCTATGATAAATTTTCTAAAGACTCTAAAAAACCAACTGTTTCTAGCGTTTATGTATATCCTTTAAATGCTAACACCACTGTTAACCGAGCTCAACGACCTGTGTTACTTAACTTGTCTTTACAAAAAGATGGAACGTATTTAGCTGACAAAGTGGTAGCAAATGGGTTAGTAGGTTTCGGAATTTCGACTTATGACACTGACGATGTTTCGTTTAATAACAATGGTGTTTATAAAGTGCAGTCTTTTTATAATGGAAAACCAAATTTCGGATATGAGTTTAATACCTATTCTTTTGATGAAATGCGTTATATCAATGCGTTAGTTGATTATTCGAGATATAAAAAAATGCAGCAAAGAGTTCAGAAGCTTTTTATGAAAAATCCGTACAATTTGAGTATTATTAAAACGGATGAGACCAAAGGTGTGCTGCAAGTTTCTCCAAATTTAGCTTCTATTTACCGAATTGAAGTTTCCGATTTTTTTGGAAATAAAAGAACAATCGCTATTCCTATTCAGTACGACACAATGCCTGCTGTAATAAGCAAAGAGCCTTTGCAGTCTAATTATTTTATAAAAGCGAATAAAGATAGCAATTTTGCTTTAGCCAATATGTCTGTTTTTTTTCCTGCAGGGACTTTTTATGATGATTTTGAATTCAATTTTGCTGTGAAAAATGACACTTTGTTTTTGCATGAGGATACTGTTCCTGCTCACACGAATTTTACAATTACAATGGAGGATACAAAATCACCTGAAGCTCAAAAGGAGAAAATGTTTATTGGAAGAATTGAAGGAAATAAAATTAGTTACAATCCAACTTATAGAAAAGGAAATATCTTTACCACGAAAGTCAAGACTTTAGGAAAATATACTTTGGCAACTGACACTGTGGCGCCAAGAATTAGTATTGCTTCACCCATTGAAGGAAAGTGGATTAGTGGCCAAAAAACGATTCAAGTTTCGATAAGTGATGAGTTGTCAGGTATAAAATCATATAATGGATATTTGAATGGTAATTGGATTTTAATGGAGTATGACAATAAAACTAAAAAATTAACCCATTTTTTTGGGGACGGAATTGTTGCTGAAGGTGCTAATGATTTAAAAGTTGTTGTTATCGATAATGTAGGGAATTCAACTACCTTTGAAACTCGTTTTTTTAGAAAATAA
- a CDS encoding glycosyltransferase family 2 protein, with product MNLSILIPLLNEEESLNELYTWIIKVMQENNYTYEVIFLDDGSTDNSWSIIEGFAKQNSHIKGVRFMKNFGKSQALHAGFAKAQGEVIITMDADLQDSPEEIPGLYEMIVNGKFDLVSGWKKKRYDSVVAKNIPSKLFNWAARKTSGVELNDFNCGLKAYKNTVVKNIEVSGEMHRYIPVLAKNAGFGKIGEKVVQHQARKYGETKFGMERFINGFLDLITIWFLSRFGKRPMHLFGAIGSLMFIIGFIAAGYIGISKLYHMYNDMRYNLVTNNPWFYIALTTMILGTQLFLAGFLGEIILRTKNNEERYKISREINFL from the coding sequence ATGAATTTATCGATACTTATACCACTTCTTAACGAAGAGGAATCTCTAAACGAACTGTACACTTGGATCATCAAAGTGATGCAAGAAAATAATTACACCTATGAAGTTATTTTCCTAGATGATGGAAGCACAGATAATTCTTGGTCGATTATTGAAGGCTTTGCAAAGCAGAACTCTCATATAAAAGGAGTTCGGTTTATGAAAAATTTCGGGAAATCTCAAGCGTTACACGCTGGTTTTGCAAAGGCGCAAGGCGAGGTAATCATAACTATGGATGCCGACCTACAAGATAGTCCTGAAGAAATTCCAGGATTATACGAAATGATTGTCAACGGTAAATTTGATTTAGTTTCTGGTTGGAAAAAGAAACGCTACGATTCTGTAGTGGCTAAAAACATCCCTTCTAAATTATTCAATTGGGCTGCTAGAAAAACTTCTGGTGTTGAACTGAATGATTTTAATTGCGGCTTAAAAGCCTACAAAAATACGGTTGTAAAAAACATTGAAGTCTCAGGCGAAATGCACCGCTACATTCCAGTTCTAGCAAAAAATGCTGGTTTTGGAAAAATTGGCGAAAAAGTAGTGCAACACCAAGCCAGAAAATACGGGGAAACTAAATTTGGTATGGAACGTTTCATCAATGGTTTCCTTGATTTAATTACTATTTGGTTTCTTTCACGCTTTGGAAAACGACCAATGCACTTGTTTGGCGCCATAGGATCTTTAATGTTTATTATCGGATTTATTGCTGCTGGATATATAGGTATTTCTAAATTATATCACATGTATAATGACATGCGCTACAACCTAGTAACAAACAATCCTTGGTTTTATATAGCACTGACAACAATGATTTTAGGCACACAATTATTTTTAGCTGGATTTCTTGGCGAAATCATTTTACGCACTAAGAACAATGAGGAACGCTATAAGATTTCAAGAGAAATAAATTTTTTATAA